A single Tuberibacillus sp. Marseille-P3662 DNA region contains:
- the ruvB gene encoding Holliday junction branch migration DNA helicase RuvB produces MEDRMLSGEAVPEEVVDETNVRPQTLEDYIGQEQVKDNLKVFIEAAKQRQEPLDHVLLYGPPGLGKTTLSMIIANELNVNLRTTSGPAIERPGDLAAVLTALEPGDVLFIDEIHRLNRNVEEVLYPAMEDFCLDIVVGKGETSHSVRLDLPPFTLVGATTRAGYLSPPLRDRFGVVSRLNYYTHDELAVIVNRTAGVLEAAIEDVASEEIARRSRGTPRIANRLLRRVRDFAQVSNNGEIDHAITKESLTRLQVDDWGLDGVDHQLLRGIIDHFQGGPVGLDTIAAAIGEERHTIEDVYEPYLMQIGFLQRTPRGRMVTNKAYQHLEVPKPDA; encoded by the coding sequence AAGATTACATCGGGCAGGAACAAGTCAAAGATAATTTGAAAGTGTTTATTGAAGCGGCCAAACAGCGGCAGGAACCATTGGATCACGTTCTTTTATATGGCCCTCCTGGTTTAGGTAAAACAACTTTATCGATGATTATTGCGAATGAGCTCAATGTTAACCTGCGGACAACATCAGGACCTGCGATTGAACGGCCGGGTGATCTGGCGGCTGTGTTAACGGCCTTGGAGCCCGGGGATGTTCTATTCATCGATGAGATTCACCGACTGAATCGGAATGTCGAAGAAGTATTATACCCGGCGATGGAAGACTTTTGCCTTGATATTGTTGTCGGGAAAGGGGAAACGTCACATTCGGTACGTTTAGATCTTCCACCCTTCACACTCGTGGGCGCGACAACAAGAGCAGGATATTTATCACCGCCGTTACGTGACCGATTCGGCGTTGTTAGTCGTCTAAACTATTATACGCATGATGAATTGGCCGTGATTGTTAACCGGACAGCCGGCGTATTAGAAGCTGCTATTGAAGACGTAGCCTCTGAAGAAATTGCTAGACGTTCACGCGGAACTCCTAGAATTGCGAATCGTTTATTAAGACGGGTGCGTGATTTTGCTCAGGTCAGTAACAATGGTGAGATTGACCATGCGATCACAAAGGAAAGTCTGACACGTTTGCAAGTGGATGACTGGGGGCTGGATGGTGTAGATCATCAACTTCTCCGGGGCATTATTGACCATTTTCAAGGCGGACCTGTTGGATTGGATACGATTGCGGCGGCGATTGGTGAGGAGCGTCACACAATCGAGGATGTCTATGAACCTTATTTAATGCAAATTGGGTTTTTACAACGGACGCCACGGGGAAGAATGGTAACCAATAAAGCGTACCAGCACTTGGAGGTTCCTAAACCCGATGCCTAA
- a CDS encoding DUF2905 domain-containing protein, with translation MPNMGKWLMIMGSMLFLLGLVWQLIGKLPGDIVIRKGHTTFYFPIITCIVISVVMSLLFYIIGRFK, from the coding sequence ATGCCTAATATGGGAAAATGGCTGATGATCATGGGGAGTATGTTATTTTTACTTGGACTGGTGTGGCAGCTTATTGGTAAGCTGCCAGGCGATATTGTGATTCGTAAAGGTCATACAACGTTCTATTTTCCTATCATCACATGTATTGTTATCAGTGTGGTGATGTCCCTGTTATTCTACATTATTGGCCGCTTTAAATAG
- the queA gene encoding tRNA preQ1(34) S-adenosylmethionine ribosyltransferase-isomerase QueA → MDISMFDFELPEDLIAQTPLENREASRLMVLDPNRKTMEHKTFHDITDFLNPGDCLVLNDTRVIPARLFGVKKDTGANIEVLLLTQKESDRWECLVKPAKRVKEDTVITFGDGRLQAVCETELEEGRRVLKMCYQGIFNEILDELGNMPLPPYIKGQLEDQERYQTVYAKHRGSAAAPTAGLHFTEGLLDRLQAKGVQIAYITLHVGLGTFRPVKVDEVESHKMHAEYYDMPEQTAELLEQTRSAGGRIVAVGTTVIRTLETIKRDYSNFQPASGWTDIFIYPGYEYQAIDAMITNFHLPKSTLIMLVSAFTGRDFLMRAYREAVQERYRFFSFGDAMFITERNRNQS, encoded by the coding sequence ATGGATATATCGATGTTTGATTTTGAATTGCCGGAGGACTTGATCGCGCAAACGCCTTTGGAAAACCGTGAAGCGTCGCGATTAATGGTGCTTGATCCAAATCGAAAAACAATGGAACACAAGACGTTCCATGATATAACCGACTTTTTAAATCCTGGCGACTGTCTGGTGTTAAATGACACCCGTGTGATTCCGGCTCGTTTATTTGGGGTGAAAAAAGACACGGGAGCCAATATTGAAGTATTATTATTAACACAAAAGGAAAGTGATCGCTGGGAATGTTTGGTAAAACCAGCTAAACGGGTGAAAGAAGACACTGTGATCACTTTTGGTGACGGCCGGTTGCAAGCCGTTTGTGAAACGGAGCTTGAAGAAGGGCGCCGTGTACTTAAAATGTGTTATCAAGGCATATTTAATGAAATTTTAGATGAACTGGGAAATATGCCGTTGCCACCTTATATCAAGGGGCAGTTGGAAGATCAGGAACGCTATCAAACGGTATACGCGAAGCACAGAGGCTCGGCAGCAGCCCCGACAGCGGGTCTTCATTTTACAGAAGGGTTATTGGACAGGCTGCAGGCAAAAGGTGTACAAATTGCTTACATCACTTTGCATGTAGGTCTGGGCACTTTCCGCCCTGTAAAAGTGGATGAGGTTGAATCTCATAAAATGCATGCTGAATACTATGATATGCCGGAGCAAACAGCTGAGCTTCTTGAGCAAACACGGTCTGCCGGTGGCAGGATTGTTGCTGTCGGAACGACGGTGATCCGGACGCTTGAGACGATTAAGAGGGATTACAGTAATTTTCAGCCTGCCTCTGGGTGGACGGATATTTTTATCTATCCCGGTTATGAGTACCAAGCGATTGATGCAATGATCACCAATTTTCACTTGCCGAAATCCACATTAATTATGTTAGTTAGTGCTTTTACAGGCCGCGACTTTTTGATGCGTGCTTACCGGGAAGCGGTTCAGGAGCGCTATCGGTTTTTCAGTTTCGGCGATGCGATGTTTATCACGGAAAGGAATCGAAACCAGTCATGA
- the tgt gene encoding tRNA guanosine(34) transglycosylase Tgt encodes MTSTSVTYELIKEDGQTGARLGKLHTPHGTFETPMFMPVGTLATVKTMSPEELKSMGAGVILSNTYHLWLRPGEDIVDEAGGLHQFMNWDQGILTDSGGFQVFSLSDMREIKEEGVHFRNHLNGAKLFLSPEKSVQIQNALGSDIMMAFDECPPYPAEYDYMKSSVERTSRWAERCLGANQNPDRQSLFGIVQGGEYEALRRQSAADITSLDFPGYAVGGLSVGEPKSVMNHVLEYTTPLLPSHKPRYLMGVGSPDSLIDGAIRGIDMFDCVLPTRIARNGTCMTSTGRLVVRNAKYARDFSPLDEHCDCHVCRTYSRAYIRHLVKANEAFGFRLTTYHNLYFLIKLMERVRQAIREDRLQDFRDTFFEQYGFNRPNAKNF; translated from the coding sequence ATGACTTCAACCTCAGTCACATATGAATTAATAAAAGAAGATGGACAAACCGGTGCGCGGCTCGGCAAGCTGCATACGCCACATGGTACATTCGAAACACCGATGTTTATGCCTGTCGGTACTTTAGCCACAGTAAAAACAATGAGTCCTGAAGAATTAAAATCTATGGGTGCAGGGGTTATTTTGAGTAATACGTATCACCTTTGGTTACGTCCAGGCGAAGATATTGTGGATGAAGCTGGTGGCTTGCATCAATTTATGAATTGGGATCAAGGTATTTTAACTGATTCCGGCGGTTTCCAGGTGTTCAGTCTAAGTGATATGCGGGAAATTAAAGAAGAAGGTGTTCATTTTCGCAACCATTTGAACGGTGCCAAGCTCTTCCTTTCACCGGAAAAGTCCGTCCAAATTCAAAACGCACTTGGTTCGGATATTATGATGGCCTTCGATGAATGTCCGCCGTATCCAGCTGAGTATGATTACATGAAGTCATCAGTCGAACGGACAAGCCGTTGGGCGGAACGGTGTCTAGGAGCGAACCAAAATCCGGATCGTCAATCTTTATTCGGTATTGTTCAAGGTGGGGAATATGAAGCCCTTCGCCGGCAGAGCGCCGCCGACATTACGTCACTAGATTTCCCAGGTTATGCTGTCGGAGGGCTGTCTGTCGGTGAACCGAAGTCTGTGATGAACCATGTCTTAGAGTATACGACACCCTTGCTGCCATCTCATAAACCGCGTTATCTTATGGGTGTCGGTTCACCTGATTCTCTAATTGATGGGGCGATTCGCGGGATTGATATGTTTGATTGCGTCTTACCGACGAGAATTGCTAGAAATGGGACATGTATGACGTCGACGGGTCGGCTTGTTGTCCGCAATGCCAAATATGCGCGTGATTTTTCACCGCTCGATGAACATTGTGATTGTCATGTTTGCCGGACTTATAGTCGCGCTTATATCAGACATTTGGTCAAAGCAAATGAAGCTTTTGGATTCAGGCTTACGACTTACCATAACCTTTATTTTCTGATAAAATTAATGGAGCGTGTGCGACAAGCTATTCGCGAGGATCGTCTTCAGGATTTTAGAGATACTTTTTTTGAGCAGTACGGCTTTAACAGGCCGAATGCTAAAAACTTTTAA
- the yajC gene encoding preprotein translocase subunit YajC: protein MLQTIIPLILFLAVFYFLLIRPQQKRQKQTQQMQADLQKGDNVVTIGGLHGVVDVIEDDKVTIKSHNTKLTFDRASIRSVVEKATSTEQPTEE from the coding sequence ATGTTACAAACCATCATACCATTGATTTTGTTTTTAGCGGTGTTTTACTTCCTATTAATTCGTCCGCAGCAAAAACGGCAAAAGCAGACGCAGCAAATGCAAGCGGATCTGCAAAAAGGCGATAATGTTGTTACGATTGGTGGATTGCATGGTGTGGTTGATGTGATTGAGGATGATAAAGTCACAATCAAAAGCCATAACACCAAGTTAACATTTGATCGGGCTTCAATTCGTAGTGTTGTTGAAAAAGCAACGTCAACAGAACAGCCGACCGAAGAATAA
- a CDS encoding TIGR04086 family membrane protein yields the protein MTKRLFTAAGYGVVTSLIIILAMALILSSLLKLSSLSEASIDKIPLIISLVALFIGGITAGVKLKERGLMIGAVTGILYSVIISLYLFLGVNMGLSPEQYLLFGANIIVTALGGVLGVNLFVRGRIK from the coding sequence ATGACAAAACGATTATTCACAGCAGCAGGCTACGGCGTTGTGACAAGCTTAATTATTATCCTTGCCATGGCGCTCATCTTATCAAGCCTTTTGAAACTATCGTCATTATCAGAAGCATCCATTGACAAAATTCCACTTATCATTTCACTCGTTGCTTTATTTATCGGCGGCATAACAGCGGGCGTCAAGCTTAAGGAACGAGGTTTGATGATCGGGGCCGTTACCGGGATCCTTTACTCAGTCATCATATCGCTTTATTTGTTCTTAGGTGTGAATATGGGGCTATCACCGGAACAGTACCTACTCTTCGGCGCGAATATCATTGTTACAGCTCTTGGGGGAGTCTTAGGCGTCAATCTTTTTGTCCGCGGCCGAATCAAATAA
- a CDS encoding ArsB/NhaD family transporter: MYRLDVIITCSIFIVCYLFIITEKLNRALVACSGGVLMVIMRIVDVSDLFETYIDWHTISLLFSMMIIVSITSQTGVFEYIAIKLAQYVHGGPILLLVISSTLTAIGSAFLDNVTTVLLFVPIVVKLTDILKLPAIPFLIVSILFANIGGTATLIGDPPNIMIGQAVSHLSFNDFLYHLAPIVCVIFASVLTAVIIIYRNQLQVSDMHRRQLMAIHAGDYLIINSVLFKSLAILMMTIAGFMMHPVINIDMTTVAMAGALLLLLVTYHDVSFDSVFRHIDWITLFFFIGLFMLVGGLTEIGIIDEIAKQVIFYTKGDLPKTALLILWGSGILSGFVDNIPFVAAMIPVIKEFQEFGVNNLNPLWWSLALGSCLGGNATLIGASANVIVAGMSQQTGKPISFLGFMKVGIPVVLFSLIVATIYVYFRYLIHYY, encoded by the coding sequence ATGTACCGGTTGGATGTGATTATCACTTGCAGCATTTTTATTGTATGTTATCTCTTTATCATAACGGAAAAGCTCAACCGGGCACTTGTGGCCTGTTCCGGTGGTGTGTTAATGGTTATTATGCGAATTGTAGATGTCAGTGATCTGTTTGAAACGTATATTGATTGGCATACCATCTCACTGTTATTTTCAATGATGATTATCGTTTCTATAACAAGTCAAACGGGTGTGTTTGAATACATCGCGATTAAACTGGCTCAATATGTTCATGGCGGGCCGATTCTACTGCTTGTTATCAGCTCAACCTTAACGGCGATAGGATCAGCTTTTTTGGATAATGTGACAACGGTGCTTTTATTTGTTCCCATTGTTGTAAAATTGACCGATATTCTAAAGCTACCTGCGATTCCGTTTTTAATTGTATCGATTCTCTTTGCCAATATTGGGGGCACGGCGACTCTCATTGGCGATCCTCCCAATATTATGATTGGGCAGGCCGTCAGCCATTTATCATTCAATGATTTTCTGTACCATTTGGCACCCATTGTTTGTGTGATTTTCGCTTCAGTATTAACGGCGGTCATTATCATTTATCGCAACCAGCTACAAGTTAGCGACATGCATAGGCGGCAATTAATGGCCATACATGCTGGAGATTACCTCATTATTAATTCTGTCTTATTCAAATCATTAGCCATTTTAATGATGACGATTGCCGGGTTTATGATGCACCCTGTTATTAATATTGATATGACAACTGTTGCCATGGCAGGAGCTTTGCTCCTTTTATTAGTAACTTATCATGATGTTTCATTTGACAGTGTCTTTCGCCATATTGACTGGATTACACTATTTTTCTTTATCGGTTTGTTCATGCTTGTCGGGGGCTTGACGGAGATAGGAATCATCGATGAAATCGCCAAGCAAGTGATCTTTTATACTAAGGGTGATCTCCCCAAAACCGCTTTATTAATTCTGTGGGGATCGGGTATCTTGTCAGGCTTTGTTGACAATATTCCATTTGTCGCAGCGATGATTCCAGTTATTAAAGAGTTTCAGGAATTCGGTGTAAATAATTTAAACCCACTATGGTGGTCACTAGCATTAGGGTCGTGTCTCGGAGGTAATGCAACATTGATTGGAGCCTCTGCGAATGTCATCGTTGCCGGTATGTCTCAGCAGACAGGTAAACCGATATCATTTCTCGGGTTTATGAAAGTGGGGATCCCTGTTGTCCTGTTTTCGTTAATCGTCGCAACGATTTATGTCTATTTCCGCTATCTTATTCACTATTATTAA
- a CDS encoding DUF421 domain-containing protein — protein MGTILIRTLLLYILMLVAFRIMGKREIGQLNVVDLVINIMVAELAVTSIEDPSKHLIDSIIPIALLLFVQFLIAYLSMKLPAFRHIIEGQPTAIIKQGQVDEQAMRKQRYNFDDLLTQLREQGVQQLDDVDYAVLEPTGNLSVIEKSGGSLIQPTMIYPVIIDGMIQHRHLRYFNKSESWLKEQLQKEGLDDIEKIAYCAIDQKKRLHIDIKDEQE, from the coding sequence ATGGGAACGATTTTAATACGAACATTGCTCTTATATATTTTGATGTTAGTTGCTTTTCGAATTATGGGAAAGCGGGAAATAGGGCAATTAAATGTTGTTGACTTAGTAATTAACATCATGGTCGCGGAACTTGCGGTGACATCGATTGAAGATCCTTCTAAGCATTTAATCGATTCGATTATTCCCATTGCGCTATTATTGTTTGTCCAGTTTTTGATTGCTTATCTTTCAATGAAGTTACCAGCTTTTCGCCATATCATTGAAGGTCAGCCAACGGCCATCATTAAGCAAGGACAGGTGGATGAACAGGCGATGAGAAAGCAGCGGTACAATTTTGATGATTTATTAACGCAATTAAGGGAACAAGGTGTTCAGCAATTAGATGACGTTGACTATGCTGTCCTGGAGCCTACAGGTAATCTGTCAGTGATCGAAAAAAGTGGGGGGAGTTTAATACAGCCTACGATGATTTATCCGGTCATAATTGATGGTATGATCCAGCATAGGCATCTTCGCTATTTTAATAAAAGTGAATCATGGCTGAAAGAACAATTGCAGAAAGAAGGGTTAGATGATATAGAAAAAATCGCGTACTGCGCGATTGACCAGAAAAAACGTTTGCATATTGATATCAAAGACGAACAAGAATAG
- the spoVB gene encoding stage V sporulation protein B → MTKQTFLKGTFVLMLAGLITKILGVINKMILARVIGAEGMGLFNMAFPTLMLTVTLTQLGLPVAISKLVAEAEAHNDRKKIKRILTVSFFVVGTLSIILTLAMIAITPVLAKTVFTDERTLYPLIAIAPIVPIVAVSSVLRGYFQGIQNMKPYATAQVIEQIVRITLVYLLASALLPLGIEYAAAGAMISGVIGELASLLYMLAMFKAKKRVKVRQNFFTHLAGGRRTLFQLMHVALPTTGSRLIGSISNFFEPIVVSQSLMIAGVSVTMATKQYGMLTGFAIPLLVLPSFITHSLHVSLIPTISEAAAKNHIGTIHYRLNQALKIAMIAGGISIVISYVFAEPILDLMYDSPESAVFVNMMGPFFFLFYFQGPLQAVLQALNLASAAMINSLVGAVVKILTMLALASRPEFGIMGAAIGVVVSVILVTLLHLVTVIKSIGFSLKIMDYIKGISALLLAGVFAEICQRYLLTSWTMLPRTLTLISLVVIVYMTLAVSLRLINREELSHIPIIKRWIK, encoded by the coding sequence ATGACGAAACAAACATTTTTAAAAGGAACCTTTGTATTGATGCTTGCCGGCCTCATCACAAAAATTCTAGGTGTCATTAATAAAATGATACTGGCTCGGGTGATCGGTGCAGAAGGCATGGGATTATTCAACATGGCTTTCCCGACGTTAATGTTGACGGTCACATTAACACAGTTGGGCTTACCGGTCGCGATCTCCAAATTAGTTGCCGAAGCCGAGGCACATAATGACCGAAAAAAAATCAAACGTATTTTAACCGTTTCATTTTTTGTTGTTGGAACTTTAAGTATTATTTTAACACTTGCTATGATCGCCATCACGCCAGTATTAGCCAAAACGGTGTTTACGGATGAACGGACATTGTATCCATTAATCGCGATTGCACCGATTGTACCAATCGTCGCTGTGTCATCCGTATTACGCGGTTATTTTCAAGGCATCCAAAACATGAAGCCCTATGCCACAGCCCAAGTCATTGAACAAATTGTTCGGATTACGCTTGTCTATCTGCTCGCCTCTGCGCTATTACCGCTTGGGATTGAATATGCTGCGGCTGGAGCGATGATTTCCGGAGTGATTGGCGAACTCGCATCACTGCTCTATATGTTAGCGATGTTCAAAGCTAAGAAACGCGTGAAAGTGCGCCAAAATTTCTTTACGCACCTTGCCGGTGGCCGCCGGACACTTTTTCAATTGATGCATGTCGCCTTGCCAACCACAGGAAGCCGGTTGATTGGTTCGATATCCAATTTTTTCGAACCTATTGTCGTCTCACAAAGCTTAATGATTGCCGGTGTCTCCGTTACGATGGCAACAAAGCAGTATGGGATGTTAACGGGATTTGCCATTCCCCTATTAGTATTGCCCAGTTTTATTACGCACTCTTTGCATGTGTCGCTAATTCCAACCATTAGTGAAGCGGCCGCTAAAAACCATATCGGAACCATTCATTACCGATTGAATCAAGCTTTAAAAATCGCCATGATTGCCGGTGGGATCTCCATCGTCATTTCCTATGTTTTTGCCGAACCAATACTCGATCTCATGTACGACTCGCCGGAATCAGCTGTATTTGTCAATATGATGGGGCCGTTTTTTTTCCTATTTTATTTTCAAGGGCCGCTCCAAGCAGTGTTACAGGCGTTAAATTTAGCCAGTGCTGCAATGATTAATAGTCTGGTGGGGGCCGTCGTTAAAATTTTGACAATGCTGGCATTAGCCTCCCGTCCCGAATTTGGCATCATGGGCGCCGCGATCGGTGTTGTCGTCAGTGTCATACTTGTCACGCTATTGCACTTAGTCACCGTCATCAAATCGATCGGCTTCTCACTTAAAATCATGGATTATATCAAAGGCATATCGGCTCTACTCTTAGCAGGAGTGTTTGCTGAAATATGTCAACGGTACTTGTTGACCTCATGGACGATGCTACCGCGGACCCTAACTCTCATCAGCTTGGTTGTCATCGTCTATATGACCTTAGCTGTCAGTCTCCGTCTAATCAACCGTGAGGAATTAAGCCATATACCTATTATCAAAAGATGGATAAAATAA
- a CDS encoding post-transcriptional regulator has translation MEHSVDVEKWRYHIQPFLQSKLEEFYILGLNSMTMDELWTFILESLEKKKQHPQHLHQFVNFVMTLSVNDYMNRIRMQMFQSSDLAEDDSLLK, from the coding sequence ATGGAACATTCGGTTGATGTGGAAAAGTGGCGTTATCATATACAGCCCTTTCTGCAAAGTAAGCTTGAAGAGTTCTATATACTAGGATTGAACAGTATGACGATGGACGAGCTGTGGACGTTTATTTTGGAATCACTTGAGAAAAAGAAACAACACCCGCAGCACTTACATCAGTTCGTCAATTTTGTGATGACACTCTCCGTTAATGATTATATGAATAGAATCCGGATGCAAATGTTTCAGAGTTCGGATCTAGCGGAAGATGACTCGCTTTTGAAATAA
- a CDS encoding LapA family protein, with translation MGSQWRLILALIFALVIGIFSVMNVGAVTVNYVFGQSEWPLIIIILSSVLMGALITGLIGIVRIYKLQREVGQLKRRLSKQEPPVSEEVMDSETFDESTHETTENDNKEQGTKR, from the coding sequence ATGGGGTCACAATGGCGGTTAATTTTAGCGCTTATTTTTGCCTTGGTGATCGGCATTTTTTCAGTGATGAATGTGGGAGCTGTCACCGTGAATTATGTATTTGGCCAATCAGAATGGCCGCTGATTATTATTATTTTATCTTCAGTATTAATGGGAGCACTCATCACAGGGCTTATTGGGATTGTCCGTATCTACAAGTTACAGCGTGAAGTCGGCCAACTGAAACGTCGTTTGTCTAAGCAAGAACCACCAGTTTCAGAGGAAGTGATGGACTCTGAGACTTTCGATGAATCGACCCATGAAACAACAGAAAATGACAATAAGGAGCAAGGTACAAAAAGATAA
- the recJ gene encoding single-stranded-DNA-specific exonuclease RecJ produces MLKANTRWQTTAIDDHRARQLADDLDVPPILGRLLIGRGIDDAEAARIFLHTERYETFQDPFLLKGMAEASERIHQAIAKDESILVFGDYDADGVSATSLMVTGLRELGAHVTYYVPDRFKEGYGPNVPAIEQAYEDDIRLIITVDTGISALESAERAKALGMDYIITDHHEPPPALPDAYSIINPKQLDCSYPFTGLAGVGVAFKVIHALRERAPEHLLDLVAVGTIADLVPLIGENRLMATKGLRRINDEPRPGLQALMAVSRMNPPVAEDDIGFAIGPRVNAAGRMDHAMPAIELMLAQDQDEADQLAATLDQLNKERKKIVDEMTTEAVATVEALPDHRRDILIVAKEQWNAGVIGITASRLVEKFYRPTIVFGIDPDTGEAKGSARSIEGFDIFSALSQSRDLLPHFGGHPMAAGMTTSASDLDELAERLNTYAAEHMTADMLVPATKVNSTVAIEDVSVDVLETIDKLAPFGVDNPKPTFAIHDANVREVRQIGRNQNHLKLTLEQNGARLDVIGFGHGHQFDHISTAAKISVVGELVINEWNGFRKPQLMLKDLEISEWQLFDLRNKRDLPGKIETISKQQRLLLAFHEETVQDLKLEAYQSEIVGPDDLDLIDTNQNHLFILDLPDDEEAFDRCFQAMAFPERIYAVFHQKEAHYFSGIPQREAFKWVYGFLYKNQPVQERPILQKIANHKGWSLESLQFIIQVFSDLKFVKIEDGVISLIKGPAEQSLTASITYQQKEKRIALEEQLCFSTYQTLKQWFAKYTIGRERTEEAIT; encoded by the coding sequence ATGCTCAAGGCAAACACACGTTGGCAGACGACGGCAATAGATGATCATCGTGCCCGGCAACTGGCAGATGATTTGGACGTTCCGCCTATTCTTGGGCGCTTACTTATCGGGCGAGGCATTGATGATGCTGAAGCCGCCCGTATATTTTTACATACTGAGCGATACGAAACGTTTCAGGATCCGTTTTTGCTGAAAGGGATGGCAGAAGCGTCGGAGCGCATCCATCAGGCTATCGCCAAAGATGAATCGATTTTGGTTTTTGGTGATTATGACGCTGATGGTGTCAGTGCCACGTCTCTAATGGTCACAGGTTTAAGAGAGCTTGGCGCTCATGTGACCTATTATGTGCCCGATCGTTTTAAAGAAGGTTATGGGCCGAATGTACCTGCGATTGAACAGGCCTACGAAGATGACATTAGACTGATTATAACTGTTGATACGGGTATCTCTGCGTTAGAATCTGCAGAGCGCGCTAAAGCGTTGGGCATGGATTATATCATTACCGACCATCATGAACCGCCGCCGGCGTTGCCTGATGCTTATAGTATTATTAATCCGAAGCAACTGGATTGTTCTTATCCCTTTACTGGACTAGCCGGTGTCGGTGTTGCATTTAAGGTGATCCATGCCTTGCGGGAACGAGCCCCTGAGCATTTACTGGATCTCGTGGCCGTTGGAACGATTGCAGACTTAGTTCCATTAATCGGAGAAAACCGCCTGATGGCAACGAAGGGGTTAAGGCGCATTAATGACGAGCCGCGTCCCGGTCTTCAGGCGCTCATGGCAGTGAGCCGTATGAACCCACCGGTAGCAGAAGATGATATTGGCTTTGCCATTGGTCCCAGAGTTAATGCTGCAGGGCGTATGGATCATGCGATGCCGGCCATTGAGTTGATGCTGGCTCAAGATCAAGATGAAGCGGATCAACTTGCGGCGACACTGGATCAGCTGAATAAAGAACGGAAAAAAATCGTTGATGAGATGACCACAGAGGCGGTGGCTACAGTAGAAGCGTTACCCGATCATCGGAGAGATATTCTCATTGTTGCTAAAGAGCAGTGGAACGCAGGTGTGATTGGGATCACAGCCTCCAGGTTAGTGGAGAAATTTTACCGCCCGACGATTGTTTTTGGTATTGATCCTGATACAGGTGAAGCCAAAGGCTCAGCACGGAGCATTGAAGGCTTTGACATTTTTTCAGCACTTTCACAATCAAGGGATTTGTTACCGCATTTCGGCGGTCATCCGATGGCAGCTGGTATGACAACATCTGCTTCTGACTTAGACGAACTTGCGGAACGATTGAACACCTATGCAGCGGAGCATATGACCGCAGACATGCTGGTGCCGGCAACTAAGGTTAACAGTACAGTAGCAATAGAAGACGTATCAGTAGATGTTCTTGAGACCATTGATAAGCTTGCACCATTTGGCGTCGATAATCCGAAACCGACCTTTGCTATCCATGATGCTAATGTCAGGGAAGTGCGGCAAATCGGTCGCAATCAAAATCATTTGAAACTCACCTTAGAACAAAATGGGGCACGCTTAGATGTCATCGGTTTTGGCCACGGCCATCAATTTGATCATATATCAACTGCGGCAAAAATTTCCGTTGTCGGTGAGTTGGTCATTAATGAATGGAACGGTTTCAGAAAACCGCAACTTATGCTTAAGGATCTAGAAATATCAGAATGGCAGCTCTTCGATTTACGTAATAAAAGAGATTTGCCTGGTAAAATAGAAACGATTTCAAAGCAGCAGAGGCTTCTGTTAGCTTTTCATGAAGAAACGGTTCAAGACCTCAAGCTTGAAGCTTATCAAAGCGAAATTGTTGGTCCGGATGATTTGGACCTTATTGACACGAATCAAAACCATTTGTTCATATTGGATTTGCCAGATGATGAGGAGGCTTTTGACCGCTGTTTTCAAGCCATGGCGTTTCCGGAGCGGATTTATGCGGTCTTCCATCAAAAAGAGGCCCATTATTTTTCTGGTATTCCCCAGCGTGAAGCGTTTAAGTGGGTATATGGATTCCTATATAAGAATCAACCGGTACAAGAACGCCCGATTCTACAAAAAATTGCCAACCACAAAGGCTGGTCATTGGAATCCCTACAATTTATAATACAAGTGTTTTCTGATTTGAAATTTGTTAAAATAGAAGACGGTGTGATTTCGTTAATTAAAGGACCTGCCGAGCAATCGCTGACAGCTTCCATAACCTATCAACAAAAGGAAAAGCGGATCGCATTAGAGGAGCAATTGTGCTTCTCGACGTATCAAACATTAAAACAATGGTTTGCTAAATATACGATTGGCCGGGAACGAACTGAGGAGGCTATAACTTAA